The genomic region GAGGTACTGTTCCGTGAGGAAGCCTCTGTATACAATGTGTCAAACATTGTGTGTGAATTCAAGCATATCTATGGAAGTGACTATACAAAGCTTTCTTCCATAGATGCCGATATCATCGTAGCTCGTGGAATCACTGCCCGGGCTGTGGAAGCTTGCCATCCTGATGCCAATGTAATCCCGATACCGATGGGTACGAATGACTTGCTGGAGGCACTGTACAAGAGTCGGGAGCATCCTGCCAAGTGTATTGGCCTTCTTGCGGAAAGCAAAGAAGTATGTGATGCCGACCATGTTTCACGGATGATAGGTAAAAAGGTAATCATGCACATTGCCAATGATCAGGAAGAAGTCAGGGCCGGGATTGATTTGTTGCGTTTTAAGGGCTGTTCCCTGTTCGTCGGAGGATTGACCATGGCACGCATCTGTGAAGAGAAGGGCTATGCCTATATTTCCATCCAGACAGGACGACATGCAGTCAAACGTGTGGTGAGGGATGCCATAGCATCTGCCCGTTCCTTGGAAAAAGCAAAGGTCAGGACCAACCTGCTGGTTTCCTTGCTCAACAAAGGTGATGATGCGATTGTGGCAATCGACAGCAAGGGTATGGTCATGGAAAGCAACCTGCTCGCTGACAATCTGTTTGGGAAAAAACTGACAGGGACTATTCTCGGGAAAGTATATTGCAACCAGGCTGTCAACCTGACCATGGAACTCGGTACTGAGAATGAGTTCATTGATGATATCGGTAAGGATCCGATGTTCATTACTTGCCAGCCTATCGGTAAGGATCCGATGGGATATAAAGTCCTGCTGATTTTCCATAGGGTCGAAGCGATACGGGATGAAGAGAGCAAGATTCGCCGTGAATTGAGCAAGAAAGGGCTCATTGCCCATTATACCTTCGGGAACATCATCACGGACAATGCACAGATGAAGTTACTGATCCTCAAAGCCAAGCGATATGCATCGGTCGAAGGATCAATCCTACTTGTCGGTGAGACTGGAACGGGCAAGGAAATGTTTGCCCAGAGCATCCACAATGCCTCTTCAAGACGTAACGGTCCTTTTGTTGCTCTCAATTGTGCCGCGTTGTCGGAACAGTTGTTGGAAAGTGAACTGTTCGGATATGCCCCCGGGGCCTTCACCGGTGCTCGGAAGGAAGGTAAAGTCGGTTTGTTCGAATTGGCACATACGGGTACGATTTTCCTTGATGAGATAGGAGAGATGCCGATACAGCTACAGGCCAAGTTGCTGCGGGTGCTGCAGGAACATGAGATAATGCGTGTGGGCGGGGATTCAGTAATCCCGGTCGATGTACGGGTCATCAGTGCGACGAATGTCGATATCAGTGAACGGATCAAGCACAATACGTTCAGGCTTGATTTGTTCTATCGGCTGGGACTGTTCATACTGAGTCTTCCTCCCCTTCGGTCGAGGGAATCTGATATACCTTTGCTATTTACATATTTTCTCAGACAGTATTGCATCGCAGCCAAGCGTGAAGTTCCACGGCTTACAAGTTCTGCCTGCCGGTTGTTGGAGGAGTATGCCTGGCCAGGTAATATCAGGGAGTTGAAGAATGGAGCCCAGCGATTGGCTGTATTGAACCGTTCCTCAATCGTTGATGAAACAGCCGTCCGAGATTTGGACATCAATACATCGATGTTTCAGAAACAGGCCGTCGAACAAAAGTCTACCCGGAAAATGAGCGCATGTGAGATTGCCATGCTATACAAGGAAAGCGGGTTGAGCAAAGAAGAATTTGCCGAGGAATTCGACATAAGCAGGACAACATTATGGCGGAAACTGTCTGAAGCGAAAAGATAATTTGATATATAGCAAGTTACTGACATATTGCATTAGAAGCCATTTCCTGCTGCATGTCGATGGTTTCTGTGCTATTTCCTTATCCTCTTACTTCGTTATGTTTTATCTGACCGTTCAGAACGTGTTTCATGGGCGTTGAATGAAACATACCATTGGTTCCAAGAGAAAAGTTGGCGAAGGTACTTAAGTAAATTTTTATATTTAATTAGTTTCTATATATGTAAATAATCTGATGTTTTTAAAATATTGTAAAAAAGGTCGATGTGGGTATGTGCAGTTGGCATGTGTTTTGCTGTAGTACTCCTTGAAAGCAAAAGAGAGGAGTGTCTATGAGAATAGCCAGACCAATCCTAGGGGCCTTACTAGGAAAGACGACCGAAGTCAAAACGGAAATGATTGTAACATTGTCAAAAAACAGCTTCTTCGTGAAGTGTTGCTAGCCATTGGTCATCAGTGATCACAGGAACCTTGGCATGTTTCCGATGCTTGCTGGAGAAACTTGTTTTACGTATGGTGTCTGAACTTTTCATGTTCGGATATAAGGCAGGCTTCTGCTTTGCACCGTTGGACAGGATCACTTTAAGGCAACAGGTTTTATGTGAAGAACAGGTCAACGGAAAAGGATGCAAAATATGAATAAGTTCAGAAAGTTAAAGACAAAGATTATCATTCCGATTGCTACTTTTGTCTTCGGTGCCGTCTTTGCGTTTCTTGGGATAACCAAGTATGGCTTCTATCATGCAACAAAGGGGCCATTACCGGGATTTTTCCCGTCTATTGTCGGTATCTGTCTCATGATTGTCAGCGTGCTGACCTTGTTGCAGGCTCGATCGGATGATGATCAACACAGCAGGAAGGAAAATTGGTATCCGGTTCTTGGTACCTTGGCTATCCTGCTTGGATGCTTGGTTTTCGGCATGTATCTGTCACTTGGGATATTCCTGTTCTGGTGGGTACGTATCTATGAAAAGGCCAGCTGGAAAGCCACCATAATATGTTTCATCATTATGGGTGTCATTGTAATCGGAGCTTTTGGCTGTTGGCTCAACATAGATTTTCCAAAAGGTTTGCTATTTAGCTGGATGTAAGGGAGGTAGATGAATGCATAATCTCATATTGCTGGGCAACGGTCTTCTCAATGTCCTGTCGATACAGAATCTGTTGGTTACCGGTTTGGGTGCAATTCTGGGCTTGATGGTCGGAGCCATGCCTGGAATAGGTTCTTTGGCTGGCGTTGCACTGTTGCTTCCTCTTACCTATAAGTTTAATCCAACGACAGCAATCATCATGCTGGGTGCACTGTATTATTCGAATATGTACGGAGGCTCCTTCAGTGCCATCCTGCTGAATATTCCTGGAGACAGCCCTGCGGTTATGACGACATTGGATGGCTATCCTATGGCTACAGTGAAGAAGCGGCCTGGACAAGCCTTATATACATCCAATTTGTCTTCCTTCATCGGTGGATTTATCGGTATTGCAATCCTCATATTCATGGGACCTGCACTGGCCGAGTTCGGGTTGAAGTTCGGTCCTGTTGAGATGACAGCCCTGCTTCTGGTGGCTATGACTAGCATTGGATGGTTGGTGGGGGATAACCCTACGAAAGGCGTTGTCCTTACCCTTGCCGGTATATTGGTTGCGACTGTAGGCATGGATACGCTGACAGGTTCACCGAGATATGATTTCGGCAATGTATTCCTGTTGGGGGGTATACCTTTCATCCCGTTTGTTATCGGTACTGTCGGTTTTGCCCAAGTTATGAAGCTGATTGATGAAAAGGATGTCGGTACAAAAACAGTGGTTGAAGGAAAGATGTCCCTGAAGGGTTCCTTGCTGTCCCGGCATGAATTGCGCCGACTGTTGCCTCCTGCTATCAGGAGTGGTTTCATGGGAACGTTCGTGGGAGTGTTACCTGGAGCTGGTGCGACGACGGGTTCATTCCTTGGCTATGCCATGCAGAAAGGCTTCAAGAGCGAAGAACCGTTGGGGACCGGTGCCATCGAAGGCATTGCTGCCTGTGAAGCTGCGAACAATGCTGCAGCTGCTGGTTCCTTTGCACCCTTGCTTGCCCTTGGAATTCCTGGTTCGGGTACCGGAGCTGTCCTTCTCGGCGGATTGATGATGTGGGGGCTGAATCCCGGACCTCTGCTTTTTTCTTCCCAACCTGAATTCTGCTGGAGCTTGATTGCTTCCCTGATGTTGGCAAATCTGCTGACGCTAGCCATCGCTTTGGGAATCATCCCATGGATAACTCGGATTTTGTCTGTTCCGATAAAGTTGATGATTCCTTGTATTACAATCGTCTGTATCGTAGGTTCCTACAGCAGTACCAATTCTCTGTATGGTGTCATCGTCATGTTGATATCAGGAGTCGTTGGTTATCTCTGTGAAAAGAATGGATATACCACAGCTCCCATGTTGCTTTCATTCGTCCTTGCGCCCCTGTTGGAATCAAACATGAGGAAATCCTTCATCATAAGTCACGGAAGCATCTCCATATTCTTTACAGAACCGATTGCCTGCTGCTTTATGATCGTCTTGCTTGCAATCATCGCTACCCCAATCATCAGAGGGATACTATCGGGGAAAAAACGGTAACCGGCAAATTCCGGCTATCTTATATAAATAAAAGGAGTTAACCATGTACAAGAAAATCTTGACAGTTGTTGCTGTCGCTTTATTGGCTCTTCCTGTCTTTGCAAACGGAGACAGTGAACAGAAGACTGGAGGTACCTTTGTCCCGACACAGAACATCGAATGGTATTGTACTTCGTCACCTGGGGGTGGAAGTGATATCTTTACCAGGACCATTCAGGATATCATGACGTCTGAAAAGCTGGTGAATGGACAGAATATCATCATTCAGTATAAGACCGATGGTGCAGGAGAAGTAGGCAGGGCGTTGGTCTCGACATTGAAAGGTACCAAGGCAGATTACACCTTGTTGACGTTCAACAGCGGAGACCTGATGCCGATGGATAAAAATACTGACCGACGGTTCTCGGATTTCCAACCCATTGCCCATATGGCCGTTGACAACCACTTGATTTTTGTTACACCTGATTCTCGATTCAAGAGTTTTAAGGATGTCCTTGCAGCCCTGCAGAATGGGGATAATGTGGTGATGGCCGGTTCCAAGGGTGATGATATCGCCTGCCACGCTGCTTTGATCAAGGAACTGGGTGTTTCTGCCGATCAGTTTGCTTTTATTGCAAATGATTCTTCAGGTACTGCTGTTACCTCAATCCTAGGAAACCACGTGGACCTTCTTATTTGCAAGCCTGCGGCTGCTTCCCAATATGTCGAAGCTGGACGTTTGATACCGATACTTGCTCTTGCCTCGAAACGTTTCCCAGGCAACCTGCAATCTGCTCCGATTCTTTCAGAGCTTGGATATCATGATGTTGAGGTCCCGAACTGGAGATCCGTCGTCGGTTCAAAGAACATGAGTCCCGAAGCCGTTGCCTATTGGACTGATGTATTCAAGAAAGTTTCCCAGACTTCTGCTTGGCAGGATGGCTATATCAATAAGCAAAAGCTGGTTGCCGACTATATGGACAGTGTCACCTTCAAGACATATGGGAGCAAGTTTGAGGCAGATTATCTGGCTTCAATCGGAAAGTAAATATTTGTTTATTAATTATTTGGGCATCAATCTCCAGTACATAACTGGAGATTGATGTCAGAAAGGAGCAATTTATATGAAAAATATCGGACTTATCTATACGGTTCGGCCGGTCCTGGATAGTTTTGTCCCTCAATTGTCCAAATTGGTAAAAGGCCAGGTTGCCTATCACAATCTATTTGATGATTTCCTAGCTTCTGATCCCGGTCTGCGAGGATTTTTCAGCAAAGACAACAAGCTTCGTCTTTTCAACGATATCAGGAATATGGAGCTGGCAGGATCTGAACTGATTGTAGTCACTTGTTCCACCTTGACTCCGACTGTAGAAGAAATACGACCGTTCATACAAGTGCCTGTAATAGCCATCGACGATGCAATGTGTGAATTGGCAGTGAAATCAGGTAGCAGGATTAGAGTCATTGCTACAGCTCGTAGTACGGTTGAACCCACTGAACGGCATCTGCGTGCGACTGCGATTCAATGTGGTTTTTCCTTGCCCGAAATCACATCTTCTGATGATTCCGTGGCCTATGAAGCTATGAAGCGCGGAGACATGGAACTTCATGATAAACGAGTATTGCAGATGATTGCCGATACGTCTGGCTATGACGTCATTGTCCTTGCCCAGGCATCCATGGCACATTTGGCCGATCAGGGTAGCAAACTGTCTGGGATTCCTGTCCTTGGTTCCGTTCCGTCGTGTCAAGCGGCTATTGCCACTATGCTCAACAAGGAAGGTGATTGAAATGAAGGTGCCTATTCGTTCATACTGCAGGCTCGGTATTGTCCATTCCATGGCTTACCCTGAGGCTGCCCAAACTCCTTCATCGTTCATCCGGACCTTGCATCACCTCATGGAGAATCCATGGTTTGATATCATAGAACTGGGACAGTTGCCGTTTCCAGAACAAGAAGCTGCTGTGGTAAGAGACTTCGCCCAAGCCCATGTCGGCTGTACATACAGCGCACATGGAAGGCTTTTCAGAACAGGACTAAACATCAATTCCCTTGATGAAGCAGAACGGTTTCAGGCAATCCATGAACTTGAAACAGGAGTGGATGAGGCTTATAGTCTTGGAGCTTTGGATTTTCAGTTTCTGTCACGGGGATGGTCTCCTGATACTCTTGAAAAGCATTTGGCTGCTTTGGTTGATTCCACGATTACGATTTGCAGATATGTAGCAAAAAAAGGTCGGATGCCTGTAGTATTGGAGATATTTGACAAAGATATCGATAAATGTTCTCTTATCGGACCTGCTCCGTTAGCTGCGCGCTATGCCCAGGCTGTATGCCGGGAAGTGGATAACTTCGGACTGATGGTCGACTGTAGCCATATACCTATGTTGAGGGAGACGTTGGATGAAGCTATCGATCCTATACG from Spirochaetia bacterium harbors:
- a CDS encoding sigma 54-interacting transcriptional regulator — protein: MTKIFFIVPYEELEVLFREEASVYNVSNIVCEFKHIYGSDYTKLSSIDADIIVARGITARAVEACHPDANVIPIPMGTNDLLEALYKSREHPAKCIGLLAESKEVCDADHVSRMIGKKVIMHIANDQEEVRAGIDLLRFKGCSLFVGGLTMARICEEKGYAYISIQTGRHAVKRVVRDAIASARSLEKAKVRTNLLVSLLNKGDDAIVAIDSKGMVMESNLLADNLFGKKLTGTILGKVYCNQAVNLTMELGTENEFIDDIGKDPMFITCQPIGKDPMGYKVLLIFHRVEAIRDEESKIRRELSKKGLIAHYTFGNIITDNAQMKLLILKAKRYASVEGSILLVGETGTGKEMFAQSIHNASSRRNGPFVALNCAALSEQLLESELFGYAPGAFTGARKEGKVGLFELAHTGTIFLDEIGEMPIQLQAKLLRVLQEHEIMRVGGDSVIPVDVRVISATNVDISERIKHNTFRLDLFYRLGLFILSLPPLRSRESDIPLLFTYFLRQYCIAAKREVPRLTSSACRLLEEYAWPGNIRELKNGAQRLAVLNRSSIVDETAVRDLDINTSMFQKQAVEQKSTRKMSACEIAMLYKESGLSKEEFAEEFDISRTTLWRKLSEAKR
- a CDS encoding tripartite tricarboxylate transporter TctB family protein, with translation MNKFRKLKTKIIIPIATFVFGAVFAFLGITKYGFYHATKGPLPGFFPSIVGICLMIVSVLTLLQARSDDDQHSRKENWYPVLGTLAILLGCLVFGMYLSLGIFLFWWVRIYEKASWKATIICFIIMGVIVIGAFGCWLNIDFPKGLLFSWM
- a CDS encoding tripartite tricarboxylate transporter permease, which codes for MHNLILLGNGLLNVLSIQNLLVTGLGAILGLMVGAMPGIGSLAGVALLLPLTYKFNPTTAIIMLGALYYSNMYGGSFSAILLNIPGDSPAVMTTLDGYPMATVKKRPGQALYTSNLSSFIGGFIGIAILIFMGPALAEFGLKFGPVEMTALLLVAMTSIGWLVGDNPTKGVVLTLAGILVATVGMDTLTGSPRYDFGNVFLLGGIPFIPFVIGTVGFAQVMKLIDEKDVGTKTVVEGKMSLKGSLLSRHELRRLLPPAIRSGFMGTFVGVLPGAGATTGSFLGYAMQKGFKSEEPLGTGAIEGIAACEAANNAAAAGSFAPLLALGIPGSGTGAVLLGGLMMWGLNPGPLLFSSQPEFCWSLIASLMLANLLTLAIALGIIPWITRILSVPIKLMIPCITIVCIVGSYSSTNSLYGVIVMLISGVVGYLCEKNGYTTAPMLLSFVLAPLLESNMRKSFIISHGSISIFFTEPIACCFMIVLLAIIATPIIRGILSGKKR
- a CDS encoding tripartite tricarboxylate transporter substrate binding protein, coding for MYKKILTVVAVALLALPVFANGDSEQKTGGTFVPTQNIEWYCTSSPGGGSDIFTRTIQDIMTSEKLVNGQNIIIQYKTDGAGEVGRALVSTLKGTKADYTLLTFNSGDLMPMDKNTDRRFSDFQPIAHMAVDNHLIFVTPDSRFKSFKDVLAALQNGDNVVMAGSKGDDIACHAALIKELGVSADQFAFIANDSSGTAVTSILGNHVDLLICKPAAASQYVEAGRLIPILALASKRFPGNLQSAPILSELGYHDVEVPNWRSVVGSKNMSPEAVAYWTDVFKKVSQTSAWQDGYINKQKLVADYMDSVTFKTYGSKFEADYLASIGK
- a CDS encoding aspartate/glutamate racemase family protein, whose protein sequence is MKNIGLIYTVRPVLDSFVPQLSKLVKGQVAYHNLFDDFLASDPGLRGFFSKDNKLRLFNDIRNMELAGSELIVVTCSTLTPTVEEIRPFIQVPVIAIDDAMCELAVKSGSRIRVIATARSTVEPTERHLRATAIQCGFSLPEITSSDDSVAYEAMKRGDMELHDKRVLQMIADTSGYDVIVLAQASMAHLADQGSKLSGIPVLGSVPSCQAAIATMLNKEGD
- a CDS encoding sugar phosphate isomerase/epimerase, with the protein product MKVPIRSYCRLGIVHSMAYPEAAQTPSSFIRTLHHLMENPWFDIIELGQLPFPEQEAAVVRDFAQAHVGCTYSAHGRLFRTGLNINSLDEAERFQAIHELETGVDEAYSLGALDFQFLSRGWSPDTLEKHLAALVDSTITICRYVAKKGRMPVVLEIFDKDIDKCSLIGPAPLAARYAQAVCREVDNFGLMVDCSHIPMLRETLDEAIDPIRQYIRHAHMGNTLISDPLNPCYGDLHPRFGYPGSENDTEYLAAYLSKLLEIGYLNPVSRPILSFEVKPRPDEDSELVIAGCKRILEEAWRMV